A window of the Saccharomyces eubayanus strain FM1318 chromosome II, whole genome shotgun sequence genome harbors these coding sequences:
- the STE14 gene encoding protein-S-isoprenylcysteine carboxyl O-methyltransferase: MSQDHPDVDDEREYPDIKRNSLHEVTKTSYTLGIMLGVFVGLLPQARFKNFNLYIIALSLFHFLEYYITAKYNPLKVHSESFLLNNGKSYMAAHSFAILECLIESVLCPNVKTFSYSRITKACTIIGWLLIILGQYARTVAMHTAGRSFSHIVKTKKETDHVLVKTGIYSWSRHPSYFGFFWWAIGTQLLLLNPISLLIFITVLWKFFKDRICLEERYLIEFFGTDYANYKTEVSVGIPFVS, from the coding sequence ATGTCCCAAGACCATCCAGATGTTGATGACGAACGTGAATATCCAGACATTAAACGCAACTCGCTGCACGAAGTAACCAAAACCTCCTATACGTTGGGGATTATGCTGGGCGTATTCGTAGGTTTGTTACCACAAGCTAGgttcaagaatttcaatCTTTATATTATTGCCCTATCtctatttcattttctggaGTACTATATTACAGCGAAATATAACCCTCTTAAAGTACATTCTGAgtcatttcttttaaatAATGGGAAGAGTTATATGGCGGCTCATTCTTTCGCCATTCTAGAGTGTCTTATAGAAAGTGTTCTTTGCCCTAACGTGAAGACATTCAGTTATTCTCGAATTACCAAAGCCTGCACCATAATTGGATGGCTATTAATTATTTTGGGACAATATGCTAGAACCGTTGCCATGCATACTGCGGGACGGTCGTTTTCACACATAGTGAAGACTAAAAAAGAGACTGATCATGTCTTGGTAAAAACCGGCATATATTCCTGGTCGAGACATCCCAGTTATTTTGGATTCTTTTGGTGGGCCATCGGGACTCAGTTACTTCTTCTAAATCCCATATCCCtgcttatttttattactgtactttggaaatttttcaaggaCAGAATTTGTTTAGAGGAAAGATACTTAATAGAGTTCTTCGGGACCGATTATGCAAATTATAAAACGGAAGTTAGTGTCGGAATTCCATTTGTTTCATAA
- the TRS120 gene encoding TRAPPII-specific subunit TRS120 translates to MNILKHFPSYVGPSKIRTLVIPVGHWKRNEFNDAVQSLSEFSEIHLSDVTPIDSPIFTPQGFPHGRLFFEFLTIDHDNALELFLYDFEPFRKTFVIIGLVNDSSDPSTNLNFMKEKYPTLISPNLIYTSASLTTEFIQGIDAIENAFTSTPDMKKSLETIMCDIARNFLIALNNYYSSYKHVTLRSPGAIAGNSVLKTTLIRQNSYTSSLSTASMGAVQSSVSSSSKTNAAATASKRLSSFEMTTNSLKRSASLKLATTLSSSENRAQQKSLGRQLKILGNFQLIAGRYIDALNSFTEAITTLYKVRDYLWLGSALDGISICFLLLSYLDMTYQIPQIVNLICPVEKLNTEAGSTSVSPVDSNTKTSATTTTATSTPRNSISIAAMQSPRNSMISLSAPTLNIDVENVNLPLLIKSISDKVFYYFDLSLMHNSEYAPQVVYCESLLKTLTFMTSCYKSSEFSKDVLDSIVKKHSVAVLDIPRNSIFPRFEIYFYTNKLFELQLKEMQVEAQVNIYATMAEVYRILGYERKQLFVLRLLMVALLATTNKIAWHSDYRSLLDKIVELFSIDERRPENNVNDASQFTWLILQKKILQLCIKVSRKIDDFEYVAKFTSILVTRYTHLLSRPEQETLLKDYIEPSIMNESITRYWDPFLLREIVLNRILENGPICNEIPLESDISSLKNLKDKQNSQDIDPQEVFNPFKQVQATSSILNDNDKYPVLVFLVGDKAEFTCRVQNPFKFDITIDSIQLDKEISEFCEIDEKAMTYSGPYSVKAETMRLITLPLMIKKPTYQRIYEVTSLKISVLQLPSQQFNIIKSSKKSNHSEEDVENNRCIYSKVRIKILPEQPQLELLSTSKMTKNSWMMLDGTKTGFHVTVRNKSLSCEINHIRIIPINNIEQLLKSDYWKKMPPDDLYIMEKQLDWLSKSCIRIVKTPKVIKPNETITFDLELDTTAVPFNFTGFDLLIEYGVNAADKSCIYLKKLSIPYEVTLRRTIEVPSMDIIPLNEFFSSEVENVDWITCIMNQTHNNTDLQPRDFILLLLDFRNSWIDGIKLNVQFEDFTSNEYHVEANHTSRIIVPIRKIDYKKHSFETMPIPRIYQGRQFIQSGMNEEQTIEMRQKFWCREHIISRLKCNWKLTTDQSVTGSVDFNKFIEKLDHKMVSTIYTGKLFFGVQLLIDNPEVKVGERTNLKILADPTSTCRRKQNSAINFLDVVIFDRKTSKLLPRSNRRILYNGSLTRSITTTKASVVNLEIIPIEKGQYEFGVCISKSNNQDGIIQFDSERVVLSVI, encoded by the coding sequence atGAACATTCTCAAGCATTTCCCAAGTTATGTTGGCCCGTCTAAAATTCGAACTTTGGTAATACCGGTTGGCCACTGGAAGCGAAACGAGTTCAATGATGCGGTTCAAAGCCTGTCCGAATTCAGCGAAATTCACTTATCCGACGTGACTCCCATTGACAGTCCGATTTTCACACCGCAAGGGTTTCCACACGGTCGGCTATTTTTCGAGTTCTTAACCATAGATCATGACAATGCCTTGGAACTGTTTCTCTATGATTTCGAGCCATTTAGAAAAACGTTTGTCATCATTGGCCTAGTGAACGATTCCAGTGACCCTTCTACCAATTTGAACTTTatgaaggaaaaatacCCAACTTTGATTTCACCAAATTTAATATACACTTCGGCTTCGCTCACTACAGAGTTTATACAAGGCATAGATGCTATCGAAAATGCATTCACATCCACACCggatatgaaaaaaagtttagaGACGATTATGTGCGACATAGCAAGAAACTTTCTGATCGCTTTGAACAACTATTACTCTTCATACAAGCATGTCACTTTGAGATCACCGGGTGCGATCGCGGGGAACTCGGTACTGAAAACAACGCTGATAAGACAGAATAGCTACACATCTTCGCTGTCCACCGCATCCATGGGGGCGGTGCAATCGTCCGTCTCTAGTTCATCGAAGACAAACGCAGCTGCTACTGCTTCCAAAAGATTATCTTCTTTCGAAATGACCACCAACAGTCTAAAGAGATCCGCTTCTTTGAAGCTAGCTACCACGCTTTCCAGTTCTGAAAATAGAGCCCAACAGAAGTCACTAGGCCGACAACTGAAAATATTGGGGAATTTCCAATTGATAGCGGGACGATACATCGATGCGCTTAACAGCTTTACTGAAGCGATTACAACTTTGTACAAAGTACGCGACTACCTGTGGCTGGGTTCTGCTCTCGATGGTATTTCCATTTGCTTTTTACTTCTGTCTTACCTCGATATGACATATCAGATTCCACAAATTGTAAACCTGATCTGCCCTGTGGAAAAGCTCAACACTGAAGCTGGTTCAACAAGTGTCTCTCCCGTAGACTCTAATACCAAGACATCCGCCACTACAACAACTGCAACAAGCACACCAAGAAACAGCATATCGATAGCTGCTATGCAATCTCCTAGAAattcaatgatttctttgTCTGCTCCAACACTTAATATCGATGTTGAGAACGTCAACCTCCCGTTATTGATTAAATCCATCTCCGATAAGGTCTTCTACTACTTCGATTTAAGCTTAATGCATAATAGTGAGTATGCTCCGCAGGTGGTTTATTGTGAGTCCTTGCTAAAGACTTTGACCTTTATGACCTCGTGCTATAAAAGTTCTGAATTTTCGAAAGACGTTTTGGATTCCATTGTTAAAAAGCATAGCGTAGCTGTGTTAGATATTCCTAGGAATTCGAtatttccaagatttgaaatctaTTTTTACACAAATAAGCTTTTTGAATTACAATTGAAGGAAATGCAAGTTGAAGCGCAAGTAAATATCTACGCAACAATGGCTGAAGTCTATCGTATCTTAGGATATGAAAGAAAGCAGCTGTTTGTATTGCGGTTATTAATGGTGGCCCTTTTGGCGACTACGAATAAAATCGCTTGGCACTCTGACTACAGGTCGTTACTCGATAAGATTGTTGAACTATTCAGTATTGACGAAAGACGACCTGAAAACAATGTAAATGACGCATCTCAATTCACTTGGttgattttacaaaaaaaaattttacaacTCTGCATCAAAGTTTCGCGAAAGATTGATGATTTCGAGTATGTCGCCAAATTTACCTCCATACTGGTTACCAGATATACGCATTTATTAAGCCGCCCTGAACAAGAAACACTTTTAAAGGACTATATCGAGCCTTCGATTATGAACGAGTCTATTACACGTTACTGGGATCCTTTTCTCTTGAGGGAAATTGTTTTAAACAGAATACTGGAGAATGGCCCTATTTGTAATGAAATTCCATTGGAATCGGACATAAGTAGcctaaaaaatttgaaagacaaGCAAAATTCACAGGATATTGATCCACAGGAAGTTTTCAATCCATTTAAGCAAGTTCAAGCAACTTCATCCATTTTGAATGACAATGACAAATATCCTGTTTTGGTATTTCTAGTTGGTGATAAAGCAGAATTTACTTGCAGAGTACAAAAtcctttcaaatttgataTTACAATCGACAGTATTCAACTCGATAAAGAGATATCGGAATTTTGTGAAATCGACGAAAAGGCAATGACCTATTCGGGACCATATAGCGTCAAAGCCGAAACAATGAGATTAATAACGCTGCCtttgatgataaaaaaaccaaCATACCAAAGAATATATGAAGTAACGTCATTAAAGATATCTGTTTTACAACTACCTTCTCAACAGTTcaatattataaaaagctccaaaaaatcaaaccattccgaagaagatgttgaGAACAATAGATGCATATACAGTAAGGTGAGGATTAAAATCCTACCAGAACAACCACAACTAGAGTTGCTGAGTACTTCTAAGATGACAAAGAATTCTTGGATGATGTTGGATGGTACGAAAACTGGTTTCCATGTAACGGTGAGAAACAAATCACTGAGCTGTGAAATAAATCATATCAGAATCATaccaataaataatattgaACAACTATTGAAGTCTGATTATTGGAAAAAGATGCCACCTGAtgatttatatattatggAAAAACAGCTGGATTGGCTGTCTAAATCTTGCATACGAATTGTTAAAACGCCGAAGGTTATTAAACCAAATGAAACTATTACTTTTGACTTAGAGTTAGATACTACAGCTGTACCGTTTAATTTTACTGGATTTGACCTGTTGATTGAATATGGCGTAAATGCTGCTGACAAATCCTgtatttatttgaaaaagctaTCAATACCCTATGAGGTAACATTAAGAAGAACTATTGAGGTACCAAGTATGGACATTATCCCATTGAATGAGTTCTTTAGTTCAGAGGTTGAAAATGTGGATTGGATTACGTGCATAATGAACCAAACACACAATAACACTGACCTCCAACCTAGAGATTTTATATTGCTATTATTAGACTTCAGGAATTCCTGGATAGACGGTATTAAATTGAATGTTCAATTCGAGGATTTCACCAGTAATGAGTATCACGTAGAAGCCAACCATACCTCAAGAATTATTGTTCctataagaaaaattgattaCAAAAAGCATAGTTTTGAAACTATGCCAATACCGAGGATATATCAAGGGAGACAATTCATTCAGAGTGGAATGAACGAGGAACAGACTATAGAAATGAGACAGAAATTTTGGTGCCGTGAACACATTATTTCAAGGCTCAAATGTAATTGGAAACTAACTACAGATCAATCTGTAACAGGCTCGGTAGATTTTAATAAATTCATAGAAAAGTTGGACCATAAGATGGTGTCCACGATATACACTGGGAAATTGTTTTTCGGAGTACAACTATTGATTGATAATCCAGAAGTTAAAGTTGGTGAAAGAACCAACTTAAAGATATTGGCTGATCCAACTAGCACAtgtagaagaaaacaaaattccGCTATAAACTTTTTGGACGTCGTGATTTTTGATAGAAAGACATCAAAGCTATTACCAAGATCAAACAGAAGAATTCTGTATAATGGTTCGTTAACCAGGTCAATCACTACAACTAAGGCTTCAGTGGTCAATTTGGAAATCATTCCGATCGAAAAAGGCCAGTACGAGTTCGGCGTTTGCATTTCTAAGTCCAACAACCAGGACGGGATCATTCAATTCGATTCCGAAAGAGTGGTTTTGTCCGTCATTTAA
- the DFM1 gene encoding Dfm1p — protein MPGPRNVRTLHGNGGRNGNGDVMGPKQLWLSIPPVTRTLLTFSIVMTIVARLQFISPMYFIYMWSWTFKKFQIWRLVTSCLILSPQAMPALMELYTLYDRSTQLEQVHFGPGLSNRQGPMVSLHYVYYLCFCILTIAMTATILYGSGYPFVLTSGFISCITYTWXIDNANAKIMFYGLIPVWGKYFPLIQLFISFVFNEGNFVISLIGFATGYLYTCLDTRTLGPLWGMISRKADPNYGVLPNGKFPTXWWFTSLYARITGAHNAPPAPNNNFADVPVTPRETRSFSGRGQRLGTSPITLPQSDDSGSARTSGTRLRSGSSNLNEFQGRGQRVGHTDGSAN, from the coding sequence ATGCCAGGTCCAAGGAACGTGCGTACACTGCATGGAAACGGAGGCCGTAATGGCAACGGTGACGTCATGGGCCCAAAACAATTATGGTTGAGTATCCCCCCAGTGACAAGAACTTTActtactttttcaatagtcATGACGATCGTCGCTCGGTTGCAGTTTATCAGTCCGATGTACTTCATTTACATGTGGAGTTGGACCTTCAAGAAGTTTCAGATATGGAGGCTTGTCACTTCTTGCCTGATTCTTTCGCCACAAGCCATGCCGGCGCTCATGGAACTCTATACTCTTTACGATAGGTCCACGCAGTTGGAACAAGTGCATTTTGGTCCCGGTTTGTCCAACAGACAAGGTCCCATGGTGTCACTCCACTACGTCTACTATTTGTGCTTCTGTATACTAACTATCGCCATGACGGCTACGATCCTGTATGGATCCGGCTACCCTTTCGTACTCACCTCTGGTTTCATTTCGTGCATCACATATACGTGGTMAATTGACAACGCGAATGCAAAGATTATGTTTTATGGGCTGATCCCTGTTTGGGGGAAGTATTTCCCTCTGATCCAATTGTTTATCTCCTTTGTCTTTAATGAAGGTAACTTCGTGATCTCCTTGATCGGTTTCGCCACAGGATACCTCTACACATGTCTAGACACACGTACACTGGGTCCACTATGGGGGATGATATCCAGAAAAGCCGACCCAAATTACGGTGTCTTGCCCAATGGGAAATTCCCTACCCYGTGGTGGTTTACTAGCCTTTATGCTCGCATAACGGGTGCACACAATGCACCACCAGCACCCAACAACAACTTTGCCGACGTGCCGGTAACTCCAAGAGAAACAAGATCGTTTAGCGGAAGAGGTCAAAGGTTGGGCACCTCCCCCATTACACTACCTCAGTCTGACGACTCAGGCTCGGCCAGAACTTCAGGTACTCGGCTGAGGAGCGGCTCGTCCAACCTGAACGAGTTTCAGGGTCGTGGCCAGCGCGTAGGCCACACAGACGGCAGTGCTAACTGA
- the MRP20 gene encoding mitochondrial 54S ribosomal protein uL23m, with translation MPRLTVGAKNVLYPLQKTFVTGSRKQEQVGIRSLASVVDGTSKKVDAARGGKEEDMKVSERIYEWTRTGLEQGREHFKVGGTKVYLPKARIILLRPNAKHTPYQAKFIVPKSFNKLDLRDYLYHIYGLRAMNITTQLLHGKFNRMNLQTTRFREPQIKKMTIEMEEPFIWPEEPHAGESPFWDSTTPDNLEKYREERLNCLGSDANKPGTAFGGIIGPYKRVAQPFVPRFWKREMDNKRERYDAELQRANKLIALDQYVNKELR, from the coding sequence ATGCCACGATTGACGGTTGGAGCTAAAAATGTGCTCTATCCTTTGCAAAAGACATTTGTGACAGGCAGTCGCAAGCAAGAGCAGGTAGGAATAAGGTCGCTAGCCTCAGTGGTGGATGGCACGTCGAAGAAAGTGGATGCTGCCCGCGGCGGcaaggaagaagacatgAAAGTGAGCGAGAGAATCTATGAGTGGACAAGAACAGGATTGGAGCAAGGCAGGGAACATTTTAAAGTAGGTGGTACTAAGGTCTACTTACCCAAGGCCAGAATAATCCTGCTAAGACCCAACGCGAAGCACACCCCGTACCAGGCCAAGTTCATCGTCCCGAAGTCGTTCAACAAGCTGGACCTAAGGGACTACCTGTACCACATCTACGGCCTGAGAGCAATGAACATCACAACGCAGCTGCTGCACGGGAAGTTCAACCGCATGAACCTGCAGACGACCCGGTTCAGAGAGCCGCAGATCAAGAAGATGACAATCGAGATGGAGGAGCCGTTCATCTGGCCCGAGGAACCTCACGCAGGCGAGAGCCCATTCTGGGACAGCACAACGCCCGACAACCTGGAAAAGTACCGTGAGGAAAGACTCAACTGCCTCGGGTCTGACGCCAACAAGCCGGGCACCGCCTTCGGCGGGATCATAGGGCCCTACAAGCGGGTGGCCCAGCCTTTTGTGCCGCGGTTCTGGAAGAGAGAGATGGACAACAAGCGTGAGCGGTACGATGCAGAGCTCCAGCGCGCAAACAAGCTGATAGCTCTAGATCAATACGTGAACAAGGAATTGCGTTAA
- the SIZ1 gene encoding SUMO ligase SIZ1, translating into MIHLEDYWDDETPGPDREPSNELRNEVEETITQMELLKVSELKDICRSVSFPVSGRKAILQDLIRNFLQNAIVVGKSDPYRVQAVKFLIERIRKNEPLPVYKDLWNALRKGTPVSAITVRSMDGTSTAQQQSSAVIRQSPTHRRTTSSTASTSRAPPANPQVTPSASSPVPTIHFKESPFYKIQRLIPELVMKVEITGGRGMCSAKFKLCKADYDLLTSPDSKYKLYLFSGMINPVGSRGNEPIQFPFPNELRFNNIQIKDNIRGFKSKPGTAKPADLTPHLKPYTQQNNIELIYAFTTREYKLFGYIVEMITPEQLLEKVLQNPKIIKQATLLYLKKTFKEDEEMGLTTTSTIMSLQCPISYTRMKYPSKSINCKHLQCFDGLWFLHSQLQIPTWQCPVCQIDIALENLAISEFVDDILRSCEDNVEQVELTSDGKWTAILEDDDEDDSDGDGGDRNDTNSKKDTSVSNHPSVSSHSNEPIVISLDSDDEEINTRVNNNSNDNNQDCSNINNNNNNNNNNNNNNNNNNNNNNNNNNDSNNNNKNKNNNNINNNNDNNSNNNNDNDEDDDDDQLIADIASNHAESGNTNTPADKSSASVTSKTLDPKTYKPNALETTTPTTNRVVPEYAESSSNYVGRQLPNILGKTPLNASGVGNSLHLISPNVSLSSPTPRNATTNTNSSTFSTPPVLRMSSLDPGGSRAASQATIRPSMSTTYPVTSTTNRLNQPEESLVYSSREQYRDMPLLPDIPPTFSNARPNANQFASSSVCGATVFPNSMLNQRTNSVPMADLNTRNDVRQISMPILPTLPPNISTRANSNKLAPPLIANNSIISRSSPPIGASAPLQRSKPIVNPFIPRRPYATVLPQKRQLSNASATSNGPIMGTWKTQDYEKKSNNG; encoded by the coding sequence ATGATACATCTAGAGGACTACTGGGATGATGAGACCCCTGGGCCTGATAGAGAACCATCCAACGAGTTGAGAAATGAGGTGGAGGAGACCATCACGCAAATGGAGCTGCTCAAGGTGTCCGAGCTGAAGGACATTTGCAGGTCTGTATCCTTCCCCGTTTCTGGTAGAAAGGCCATCTTGCAGGATCTTATTAGGAACTTCCTGCAAAACGCTATTGTAGTGGGTAAGTCAGATCCTTATAGAGTCCAAGCCGTTAAATTCTTGATAGAACGGATCAGGAAAAATGAGCCCTTACCTGTTTACAAAGACCTTTGGAATGCCCTAAGGAAGGGCACCCCAGTGAGTGCCATTACTGTCCGTTCGATGGACGGAACTTCCACCGCGCAGCAGCAATCATCTGCAGTTATAAGACAGTCTCCCACGCATCGACGGACAACTTCCAGTACAGCTTCTACGTCTCGTGCGCCACCTGCGAACCCTCAGGTTACTCCTTCGGCTTCTTCCCCGGTACCGACAATCCATTTCAAGGAATCGCCATTCTACAAGATACAGAGACTAATTCCCGAATTGGTAATGAAAGTCGAAATTACTGGTGGTAGAGGTATGTGTTCTGCGAAATTCAAACTGTGCAAGGCGGACTATGATTTATTGACAAGCCCAGATAGTAAATACAAActatatttgttttccgGGATGATAAATCCAGTGGGCTCTCGAGGTAACGAACCCATTCAGTTCCCGTTCCCCAACGAATTGAGattcaataatattcaaatcaaagatAACATAAGAGGCTTCAAGAGTAAGCCAGGTACGGCCAAGCCCGCAGATTTGACTCCTCATCTTAAGCCCTACACCCAGCAAAATAATATAGAGCTAATTTACGCCTTTACCACCAGAGAATACAAATTATTCGGTTATATCGTGGAAATGATCACTCCAGAACAACTTTTAGAGAAGGTTTTGCAAAATCCGAAGATCATTAAGCAAGCCACATTGctttatttaaaaaaaacattcaaagaagatgaggaaATGGGCCTTACGACCACATCCACAATTATGAGTTTGCAATGCCCAATCTCATACACCAGAATGAAATACCCTTCAAAATCGATCAATTGCAAGCACTTGCAATGCTTTGATGGATTATGGTTTCTCCATTCTCAACTACAAATCCCAACATGGCAATGCCCCGTATGTCAAATCGACATagctttggaaaacttgGCAATTTCTGAGTTTGTCGATGACATTTTGCGAAGTTGTGAGGACAACGTTGAACAGGTGGAACTAACCTCCGATGGCAAATGGACGGCCATTCTagaagatgacgatgagGACGATAGTGACGGCGATGGCGGCGATAGAAACGATACCAACTCGAAGAAAGACACTTCCGTGTCTAACCATCCTTCAGTTTCTTCACATTCTAACGAACCTATTGTAATATCCCTTGAcagtgatgatgaagaaatcaataCTCGTGtgaacaacaacagtaaCGACAATAACCAAGATTGTAGCAATAttaacaataacaacaacaacaacaacaacaacaacaacaacaataataataataataataataataataataataataatgatagtaataataataataaaaataaaaataacaataacattaataacaataatgataataatagtaataataataatgacaacgatgaagatgatgacgatgaccAACTTATAGCAGATATAGCCAGCAATCACGCCGAAAGTGGCAATACAAATACGCCAGCCGATAAAAGTAGTGCATCTGTAACGTCAAAGACTCTGGATCCTAAAACGTACAAGCCCAATGCCTTGGAAACAACAACGCCAACAACAAACAGGGTTGTCCCTGAGTATGCCGAAAGCAGTTCCAATTATGTTGGTAGACAGTTACCGAATATTCTAGGCAAGACACCTTTAAATGCATCTGGAGTCGGCAATTCATTACATTTAATCTCTCCAAATGTCAGTTTATCATCTCCAACGCCTAGAAATGCAACTACAAATACAAATTCAAGTACTTTTAGTACACCTCCGGTACTAAGGATGAGCTCTCTGGACCCCGGTGGATCTAGAGCCGCAAGCCAAGCAACGATAAGGCCTTCTATGAGTACAACATATCCTGTCACCTCTACCACTAATCGATTAAACCAGCCCGAAGAATCTTTAGTCTACTCGTCACGTGAGCAATACAGAGATATGCCTCTTCTTCCTGATATACCTCCGACTTTCAGCAACGCACGTCCAAATGCTAACCAGTTTGCCAGTTCATCGGTATGTGGTGCTACCGTCTTTCCAAACAGCATGCTGAATCAGAGAACTAACTCTGTACCAATGGCAGATCTAAACACAAGAAATGACGTACGACAGATCTCGATGCCCATACTTCCAACACTGCCCCCCAACATTTCAACTCGAGCCAACTCTAACAAGTTGGCGCCTCCCTTAATAGCCAATAATAGCATTATTTCACGTTCCAGTCCTCCCATTGGTGCAAGTGCACCGCTACAGAGGTCTAAGCCCATAGTGAATCCATTCATTCCAAGAAGGCCATATGCTACTGTACTGCCACAAAAAAGACAGCTTTCTAATGCATCTGCAACATCAAATGGGCCCATAATGGGAACATGGAAAACACAGgattatgaaaaaaaatccaacaACGGTTAG
- the RRP17 gene encoding rRNA-processing protein RRP17, translated as MAVHTNRQILTRGKNYATKQSKKFGTDEVTFDKDSRLDYLTGFHKRKVQRQKKAQEFNKEQDRLRRIEERQKVRQERKEIMEEQLKTFKESLNLEAEIEDAKKGDVDGAKVESDDSWHGFDSDEEEVDGDKEGNDVKPILKKGAVTEIYDDSTTVEVESLEPNDNFEYLANLNNVKLEKAEKVLTQSINRATKYAKFLGVDDKQKKKPKVKKFRYLTKNERRVNQRKANDNKRRR; from the coding sequence ATGGCTGTTCACACTAATAGACAGATCCTTACGAGGGGAAAGAACTATGCTACAAAgcaatcaaagaaatttggtACCGATGAGGTAACGTTTGACAAGGATTCCCGTCTTGATTATTTGACCGGGTTccacaaaagaaaagtgcAAAGGCAGAAGAAGGCACAAGAATTCAACAAGGAGCAGGACAGGCTCAggagaattgaagaaagacaGAAAGTTCGTCAGGAACGTAAAGAGATAATGGAAGAGCAGTTAAAGACGTTTAAAGAAAGTTTGAACTTGGAGGCCGAGATAGAAGATGCAAAAAAGGGTGATGTTGACGGTGCCAAGGTAGAGTCTGACGATTCCTGGCACGGGTTTGATtccgatgaagaagaagtcgATGGCGACAAAGAAGGCAACGACGTGAAGCccattttgaagaagggCGCCGTTACTGAAATATACGATGACTCAACTACAGTAGAAGTGGAATCTTTGGAGCCCAACGATAACTTTGAATATTTGGCCAACTTGAACAATGTCAAGTTGGAAAAGGCAGAAAAAGTGCTCACCCAAAGCATAAACAGAGCTACCAAATACGCCAAATTTTTAGGTGTGGATGacaagcaaaagaagaagccaaaGGTAAAGAAGTTTAGATATTTGACCAAGAATGAAAGAAGAGTAAACCAAAGGAAGGCTAACGACAATAAGCGCAGGAGATGA
- the ERD1 gene encoding Erd1p, with amino-acid sequence MEKSDIASKGLYFSTVFKVPAPQRFIVLLVLALWIWTWILRFFSHNSLDISQVILTRVPHDIRPGYTLPQLHRTARNFALKITRLIIPFHFITVLLFEYKNVAEAPANNIVLVVFFLPLLQSMIIFWFLLRDCQIINYCVRRCLLIEPSPRSLRNTYILLSDTLTSFAKPLIDFTLFSSLIFKEPFTHFDLSVALFPVLVRLLQCLREYRLLRDKTLLFNALKYSCNLPILFCIWQSRVYEGSINSERLLHAQRWFMLLNSSYTLFWDIRMDWSLDSLSNLRSKSKSVVTLKKNMYHFAIVIDVVLRFWWLWVYLFQGLEFVAPNTDCLFFQGEMQYLEVIRRGIWVIFKLDAEYYTKCVSK; translated from the coding sequence ATGGAGAAAAGTGACATCGCATCTAAAGGACTGTACTTCTCAACTGTATTCAAAGTTCCAGCTCCACAGCGTTTCATTGTACTTTTGGTACTTGCACTTTGGATCTGGACATGGATATTAAGATTTTTCTCGCATAACAGTTTGGACATATCTCAAGTTATACTCACCAGAGTACCGCATGACATACGTCCAGGCTATACTTTACCGCAATTGCATAGAACAGCAAGGAATTTTGCTCTCAAAATAACACGGCTCATTATACCTTTCCATTTCATCACTGTGCTTCTTTTCGAATACAAGAATGTTGCAGAAGCGCCAGCCAATAACATTGTtttagttgttttttttttaccctTACTCCAGTCTATGATcatattttggtttttaCTAAGGGATTgtcaaataataaattatTGTGTCAGGAGATGTCTGCTTATTGAACCGTCACCGCGCTCCTTAAGAAACACCTATATCTTGCTCTCTGATACGTTAACATCATTTGCGAAACCATTGATAGACTTCACATTATTCAGCTCATTGATATTCAAAGAACCCTTCACGCATTTTGACTTATCCGTTGCTCTTTTCCCTGTATTGGTCAGATTACTACAATGTTTAAGAGAATACCGCTTACTGCGCGATAAAACATTACTATTTAATGCATTGAAATACAGCTGTAACCTCCccattcttttttgcaTTTGGCAATCAAGGGTGTACGAGGGCTCGATCAACTCAGAAAGGCTGCTCCACGCGCAAAGATGGTTCATGCTACTCAATTCTTCGTATACCTTGTTTTGGGACATAAGAATGGACTGGTCGCTGGATTCGTTGTCAAATTTAAGGTCCAAATCTAAGAGTGTAGttacattgaaaaaaaacatgtATCATTTTGCGATTGTTATCGATGTTGTTCTTAGGTTTTGGTGGTTATGGGTCTACTTGTTCCAGGGTTTGGAATTCGTAGCTCCTAATACAGAttgcctttttttccagGGCGAAATGCAATATTTGGAAGTGATTAGAAGAGGTATATGGgttattttcaaactaGACGCGGAGTATTATACCAAATGTGTAAGCAAATGA